GCGCCGCGTCGCGGCTCCAGCACGACACGGAGGAGCTCGCCTCGAAGCGGGTGGACATCCAGAACAAACGCTTCTATCTGGACGTGAAGCAGAACGCCAAAGGCCGCTTTCTGAAGATAGCAGAGGTCGGGGCCGGGGGAAACAAGAGCCGCCTGACTCTCTCCATGTCCGTCGCCGTGGAGTTCCGCGACTACCTCGGAGACTTCATCGAGCACTACGCCCAGCTGGGCCCCAGCAACCCCGACACGGTGCAGGACGAGCCGAGGAGGGCGCTTAAGAGCGAGTTCCTGGTGCGCGAGAATCGGAAGTACTACATGGATCTGAAGGAGAACCAGAGGGGGCGGTTTCTCCGGATCCGGCAGACCGTCAACCGCGGGCCCGGCCTGGGAGCCTCGCAAGGCCAGACCATCGCGCTTCCCGCACAGGGACTCATCGAGTTCCGCGACGCGCTGGCCAAGCTCATCGACGACTTCGGCGTGGACGAGGACCCCGCGGAGCTGCCCGAGGGCACGTCGCTCACGGTGGACAACAAGCGCTTCTTCTTCGACGTGGGCTCCAACAAGTACGGCGTCTTCATGCGGGTCAGCGAGGTGAAGCCCACGTACCGCAACTCCATCACGGTGCCCTGCAAAGTGTGGTCCAAATTCGGCGCGACCTTCTGCAAGTACGCGGACGAGATGAAGAAGATCCAGGAGCGGAGCCGGGAGCGGAGGGCGCGTGAGATGCTACCGGAGGGCCTGCACGGGGACGACGGGGACGAGGACTAACGCGTACGTGTGCGCGCGGAACGAATGACATGATAATCAGACGTTACTGTAATGTGGGATcgatctacacacacacacaaccctcACAGACTCAAACAGTTGCATCTCTTCACTCATCGCCGGAAGTTACCCACTTACCCACCATTTAACAGTAAGACGCTGCTATCGACAACATGATGTATGAACCGTGTCCAGGATGGTGCAGGAGTGTGTGTATATCCCTCTTTACCCACGTGTGTGACACATCCAAGCTCTGGTGCGCTGCAAAAACCCACTTGTTTTTCGGTACAAACACCTGAACgtccttttaattattttcagaaaaatccaaatgtttttattcgGACGACTCGTGACAAACGGCACACGGTGTCAAtactggaaataaaataaaaagcatgccTAGTTAACGgtaaaatgacactttataCACGAGTGGGGTCAGCTGCAATGCGATTCAACGCGCTTTCTGAACGCTTCAGCGCTGTGACACCTGTCAATCACGTCGCCAGCAGCCGCTTCGTGCGTGTGAAAACCGACGGCCTAATGCGTTtcacagatttt
The genomic region above belongs to Puntigrus tetrazona isolate hp1 chromosome 14, ASM1883169v1, whole genome shotgun sequence and contains:
- the purab gene encoding transcriptional activator protein Pur-alpha, which encodes MADRDSGSEHGGFATGPGPVHPGAASRLQHDTEELASKRVDIQNKRFYLDVKQNAKGRFLKIAEVGAGGNKSRLTLSMSVAVEFRDYLGDFIEHYAQLGPSNPDTVQDEPRRALKSEFLVRENRKYYMDLKENQRGRFLRIRQTVNRGPGLGASQGQTIALPAQGLIEFRDALAKLIDDFGVDEDPAELPEGTSLTVDNKRFFFDVGSNKYGVFMRVSEVKPTYRNSITVPCKVWSKFGATFCKYADEMKKIQERSRERRAREMLPEGLHGDDGDED